The genomic interval GCGGCGGTGACCGGCTGGAAGAAGGTCTCGCCGCCGGCGGTGCAGTCGCCGCTGCCGCCGGAGGTGAGGCCGACCGCGCCGCCGTCCTGGGTGAAGAGCGAGCCGCCGCTGTCACCCGCCTCGGCGCAGACGTCCGTCTGGATGAGGCCGTTGACGGTGTCGACACCGTTGGGGTCGGTCTCGCTCTGGAAGTTGACCGTCGCGTCGAGCCCGGTGACCGAGCCGTCGTGCAGACCGGTGGTGGAGCCCATCCGGAAGACCTGGGTGCCGACCGTGGCGTCCTCGGCCTGGGTGATCTGGACGGTCTGGCCGTTGCCGACGTTGACGTCGCTGGTGGTCTGCGTGGCCGGGTCGTCGTACTTCACGAGGGAGAAGTCGCTGACGGGGAACGTGGCCTGGTCGACCGTGGCGATCGGCTGGCCGTCCTGCGAGTCGGACCACTGCTTCGCCGCGACACCGCAGTGTCCGGCGGTCAGGAAGGCGGGGGTGCCGTCGCTCGCGGTGACGTTGAAGCCGAGGGAGCAGCGCACGCCGCCCTGGTCGGTCTGGGCGAAGATCGCGTCACCGCCCGATACCAGCGTCTTGAAGGAGCCGGCGGTCTTCTTGACGGTGGCCATGCTCGTGCCGAGGCTCTTGACCGTCGACAGCACGGTGTCCCACTTGGTGCCCGTGACGGTGCTGTCGGCGAGGACCTGGATCTTGTTGGTCTTCGGGTCGACCGACCAGGCGGTGCCGGGGACGGTCGCCTTGGTCTTCAACACCTGGGCGGCGGCGGTGAGTTCGGCGGTGCTGTTCTGCACCTCGCGCACCTTGGCGCCGGCCTTCTCCGCCTGCACGACCACGTTGTTGTTGTCGCCCGAGATCACGTTGACGACGAGCTGCTGCGTGGCGCTGTCGTAGTAGGACCCGGCGAAGGCGTCGCCCAGCAGTCCGGCGATCTGCGAGGAGAGGTCGGAGGCGCCCGTCGCCTTGAGGGTCTTGGGGGTGGCGGCGCCTGCCGAGTTGTCCTGGGACGCGTTGGCGTTCGGCAGCAGGATCGCCGCCGCTCCGAGAGCAGCGACACCTCCGACGGCTATGACGGCCTTGCGCTTCGGAATTCGCTTGTGACTCAAACTGCTCGACCTCCTGGGGACCGGGGTCTGTGCCGCCGGGGTGGCGGCTTATGGGGGGGGCGCCTGGATGCCCGTTGATACGCACGTGTCACGTGGGCCGTTCAATTCCGTTTCTCAACTTCCTTTGCGAAACCAGGAATCGGCCATGTGCAAGCCCTGACCCGATGCGGGTACGAAGGGCTGCGGGCCAGTGCCCACGGCATATCGGCCGCTGTCCGTCCGGCGCGCGGCGAGCGGGCGGATGTCTTGATCGAATCGGTGCCGCTCAAACCTGCCTGTGCGGGTGGGCAGTTCACAGACTCCCGGTCCGCCACCGGTCCACTCCCGAACCGACACGGACGGCGATCGGTCGGCAACGGTCCGTCGAGAACAGCGGACAGAATCCTCGCTTCAGGGAATCTGCACAGCGCGTACCCAACGAAGTCACCGGTCTCCACGGATCTGCACATGCACACGCCCCCTGCAACGCCTTTGGTGGGGAGTGCCCGATTCCGCTTCGGTGCCGCAAGGCCTCCCGCGGAACGATGCCGTGCAGCGTGTGAAGAAGTCGCCGACACCTCGTGCCCACGCCTGCACGGTTCGGGGCTCCTGGGGCTCAAGTGCCCTGGTGGGACGGGAGTTTGATTGGCTGCGTCCACCCGCCGCGTGCTTTGATCCATCGCACCGCAGGGGCCACGAGGGCTCCGGAAACGGCGCCCGGCGCCTGCGGTCGCGGCCGTCGTCTGTCCCCAGAGGGGGCCGCTCCCCCCTTGTGAATATCCATATGAAGGGAAGTTCCCCCATGAACTCCACCCCCCAGGTCCAGACCGTCGAGATCTCCGACGCCGAGCTCGACAACGTCTCCGGTGGTCTGTCCGTGAACGCCCTTGGCACCGTCACCAACCTGGTCGACGGCGTTGTCCCGGTCTCCGGCCTGGTCGACTCGGTCATCGGCACGGTCGAGGGCACCACCGGCCTGAACGTGGCCCCGGTCACGGGCCTGGTCGCCGGTCTCTGACCGCACCTTGTTCCACCGAGTCCCGGAGCCGTTTCCCGGCTCCGGGACTCTTGGATGCCCCCCTTTTTTTGGGGCTCGGTTCACCTCCGGGGCGCCAAAGCCTGTGTCGAGTGCCCGACCGTGCTCGACCCTTCGGGCCTCCGCGCGCTCGAACTCTCGACACAGGCGCGCCCCTTCGGCTCACTCGCCGGGCCAGACAACAGCGCCTTCGCAGGTGAGGGAAATTCGTGCAGTTCCGCCAACAGGCCCTCGCCAAGCTCCAGTCGCCCGAAGAGCTCGATCTTCCGGTGCGCTTCGCGCGTCCCCAGGGCTGGCTCGTGCTCTCCGTGACGGTGATGGTCGTGGCCGCCGCGTCCGTGTGGGCGGTGACCGGTTCGGTGGCGTCGACCGTCAGCGCGTCCGCCATCCTCACGCACGGGGAGGGCAGTTACATCCTGCAGAGCCCCGTGGCCGGACAGGTCACCGCCGTCCTCGCGGAGGAAGGCGAACGGCTCCCCGCCAACTCGCCCGTCCTCAAGGTCCGTTCGAGCGACGGCGACTCCGTCGTGCGCACGGTCGCCGCGGGCCGGATCACCGCGCTCGCCGCCACCATCGGCCAGATCATCCAGACCGGCGCGAACGTCGCCGCCGTGGAGAAGGTCGCGCACGCCACCGACCCGCTGTACGCGACGGTGTACGTGCCCGCCGAGAACGCGGCCTCCATCCCCGCGAACGCCGCCGTCGACCTGACCGTGTCGTCGGCTCCGACGCAGACGTACGGCGTGCTGCGCGGCCAGGTGAAGGCGGTGGACCGGTCCGCCGAGTCGGCGCAGCAGATCTCCGCGTTCCTCGGGGACAGCCAGCTCGGCGAGCAGTTCACCAAGAAGGGCCGGCCGGTGGCCGTGCTGGTGAAGCTCGACAAGTCGGCGCGGACGAAGAGCGGTTACAAGTGGTCGTCCCAGGACGGACCCCCCTTCGCCCTCACCTCCATGACCATGGCCTCGGCCTCGATCCGGCTGGCCGATCAGCGCCCCCTCGATTGGCTGCTGCCATGAGCCCCGCACAGGACACCCGTTCGCGCCGCCGCTCCGCCCCGCCGAAACGCCCGGTCCCCAAGGGCCGTGCGAAGACGGTCCGTTCACCCACCGTCCTCCAGATGGAGGCCGTCGAATGCGGCGCCGCCTCCCTCGCGATGGTCCTCGGCTTCTACGGCCGCCACATCCCGCTGGAGGAACTGCGCATCGCCTGCGGCGTCTCCCGGGACGGCTCGCGCGCCAGCAACCTCCTCAAGGCGGCGCGCAGTTACGGCCTCACGGCCAAGGGCATGCAGATGGACACGGCCGCCCTCGCCGAAGTGCGGTCCCCCGCCGTCCTGTTCTGGGAGTTCAACCACTACGTCGTCTACGACGGCATGGGGCGCCGCCTCGGCCGCCGCGGGGTGTACATCAACGACCCCGGAAAAGGTCGCCGGTTCGTGCCCATGGAGGACTTCGACGCCAGTTTCACCGGTGTCGTCCTCGTCATGGAGCCGGGCGACGGTTTCGAGAAGGGCGGCCGCAAGCCGGGTGTCCTGGGCGCGATGCCGGCCCGGTTGCGCGGCACCGCGGGCACGATGCCCGCCGCCGTTCTCGCGAGCCTGCTGCTGGTGCTGGTCGGCGCGGCGATGCCCGCGCTCAGCCGGACCTACATCGACATGTTCCT from Streptomyces sp. NBC_01288 carries:
- a CDS encoding S1 family peptidase, which translates into the protein MSHKRIPKRKAVIAVGGVAALGAAAILLPNANASQDNSAGAATPKTLKATGASDLSSQIAGLLGDAFAGSYYDSATQQLVVNVISGDNNNVVVQAEKAGAKVREVQNSTAELTAAAQVLKTKATVPGTAWSVDPKTNKIQVLADSTVTGTKWDTVLSTVKSLGTSMATVKKTAGSFKTLVSGGDAIFAQTDQGGVRCSLGFNVTASDGTPAFLTAGHCGVAAKQWSDSQDGQPIATVDQATFPVSDFSLVKYDDPATQTTSDVNVGNGQTVQITQAEDATVGTQVFRMGSTTGLHDGSVTGLDATVNFQSETDPNGVDTVNGLIQTDVCAEAGDSGGSLFTQDGGAVGLTSGGSGDCTAGGETFFQPVTAALTATGATLGDAGAGAGAGDDTATADPSATAADPSATDGTGDQSGAVDPNATDGTGDQSGAVDPSATDGTGTGADQNGTGQDTGNGADDGSSLTSNH
- a CDS encoding HlyD family efflux transporter periplasmic adaptor subunit is translated as MQFRQQALAKLQSPEELDLPVRFARPQGWLVLSVTVMVVAAASVWAVTGSVASTVSASAILTHGEGSYILQSPVAGQVTAVLAEEGERLPANSPVLKVRSSDGDSVVRTVAAGRITALAATIGQIIQTGANVAAVEKVAHATDPLYATVYVPAENAASIPANAAVDLTVSSAPTQTYGVLRGQVKAVDRSAESAQQISAFLGDSQLGEQFTKKGRPVAVLVKLDKSARTKSGYKWSSQDGPPFALTSMTMASASIRLADQRPLDWLLP
- a CDS encoding type A2 lantipeptide, with protein sequence MNSTPQVQTVEISDAELDNVSGGLSVNALGTVTNLVDGVVPVSGLVDSVIGTVEGTTGLNVAPVTGLVAGL